A single window of Dendropsophus ebraccatus isolate aDenEbr1 chromosome 5, aDenEbr1.pat, whole genome shotgun sequence DNA harbors:
- the DERL2 gene encoding derlin-2, whose protein sequence is MAYQTFRQEYMQIPPVTRAYTTACVLTTAVVQLEIITPFQLYFNPELIFRHYQVWRLITNFLFFGPVGFNFLFNMIFLYRYCRMLEEGSFRGRTADFVFMFLFGGLLMTIFGLFVNLVFLGQAFTIMLVYVWSRRNPYVRMNFFGLLNFQAPFLPWVLMGFSLLLGNSIIVDLLGIAVGHIYFFLEDVFPNQPGGGRILKTPYILKAIFDTQEDDPNYNPLPEDRPGGFAWGDGQRLGG, encoded by the exons ATGGCGTACCAGACTTTCCGGCAGGAGTATATGCAGATCCCGCCAGTGACCAGAGCGTACACCACAGCTTGTGTGCTCACCACGGCCGTAGTG CAATTAGAAATCATCACACCATTTCAGCTATATTTTAACCCAGAGCTGATATTTAGACATTACCAG GTATGGCGACTAATAACaaactttttgttttttggaCCAGTTGgattcaattttttatttaatatgatTTTTCT ATATAGATACTGCCGGATGCTTGAAGAAGGATCTTTTCGTGGTCGTACAGCAGACTTTGTATTTATGTTCCTTTTTGGTGGCCTTTTAATGACT ATCTTCGGACTTTTTGTCAATTTAGTTTTCCTCGGCCAAGCTTTTACAATAATGCTTGTATATGTATGGAGCAGAAGAAATCCTTATGTTCGAATGAACTTTTTTGGGCTTCTAAATTTTCAAGCTCCATTCCTTCCATGGGTCCTGATGGGCTTTTCATTGTTGCTGGGGAATTCGATCATTGTGGATCTCTTGG GTATTGCAGTTGGACACATCTACTTCTTCTTAGAGGATGTTTTTCCTAACCAACCTGGGGGAGGACGAATTTTAAAGACTCCGTACATATT GAAGGCAATATTTGATACACAAGAAGACGACCCAAACTACAATCCACTCCCAGAAGATCGTCCTGGTGGATTTGCTTGGGGAGACGGGCAACGACTAGGTGGTTAA